In Xyrauchen texanus isolate HMW12.3.18 chromosome 45, RBS_HiC_50CHRs, whole genome shotgun sequence, a single window of DNA contains:
- the LOC127637515 gene encoding deleted in malignant brain tumors 1 protein-like has protein sequence MDAEELQEEGDVLEVNLLFCNNILSLFEEVVKNLQKDATTSVNLYAIMKSLMHKLIQRRDDEFYGYLTKLKLPHLIQSLPNRSSKPSTALPSAKTKLVDGFNSCSGRVEVYHPWWWGTVCDNGWDVSDAAVVCREMGCGDVIEAKTGAYFGQGSGSIWMADVNCVGNESTLSACESRKWGVTDCDHSKDAGVICQSHTRLINGSNSCSGRVEVFHDGEWGTVCDDSWDWNEAAVACREMGCGDVKEAKSGSYFGQGTGQVWLSGLQCYSSESSLRNCKSSGWEQNTCGHEKDAGVICQPKVQLVNGFSSCSGRVEVLRTVAVWGTVCDNGWDVSNAAVVCREMGCGSVIEAKTGAYFGQGSGSIWMTDVNCVGNEFTLSSCVSRKWGVTDCDHSKEAGVICQSPIRLVNGINRCSGRVEIFYDGEWGTVCDNGWDLNEATVACREMGCGDFIELNRGTYFGLGTGPVWLSDLQCYSSESTLRNCKSSGWGKSSCGHENDVGVICQSRTRLVNGFSSCSGRVEVLRNGVWGTVCDDGWDVSDAAVVCREMGCGSVIETKTGAYFGQGSGSIWMTDVNCVGNESTLSSCQSRKWGVTDCDHSKEAGVICQRKLLILFFYFLSPLALIRLVNGSEYCSGRVEVLHDGQWGTVCDNGWDVSDAAVVCREMGCGDVIAANIGAYFGQGSGPVWMSNLQCDKTESTLRDCTSSGWGTGSCGHEKDAGIVCKQIDRVRLVSGMDSCTGRVEVLHDGQWGTVCDDGWDLSDATVVCREMGCNDALEAKTGAYFGQGSGPVWMTNVKCAETGSILMNCPYDSGLLSCGHVKDAGVICGYVKTFLRIKVKADSGVNPNDPAIMNQILEEMGRKLPTDMISPPQWRTQSNGEVFQKGNLFVP, from the exons ATGGATGCAGAAGAGCTGCAAGAGGAAGGAGATGTTCTAGAGGTTAATCTTCTCTTCTGCAATAATATTCTCTCCCTCTTTGAAGAGGTGGTGAAGAATCTTCAAAAAGATGCCACAACATCTGTTAATTTGTATGCCATCATGAAGTCTTTAATGCACAAGTTGATTCAGAGGAGAGATGATGAGTTCTATGGATATTTGACAAAACTGAAGCTCCCCCATCTGATACAATCACTGCCAAACAGGAGTTCAAAGCCTTCTACAGCACTGCCATCAG CCAAAACTAAGCTGGTGGATGGCTTCAACTCTTGTTCTGGGAGAGTGGAGGTTTACCATCCATGGTGgtggggaacagtgtgtgacaATGGCTGGGATGTATCAgatgctgcagtggtgtgtagAGAGATGGGCTGTGGAGATGTTATAGAGGCAAAGACTGGTGCTTATTTTGGACAAGGTTCAGGATCAATATGGATGGCTGATGTAAACTGTGTTGGAAATGAGTCAACACTGAGTGCCTGTGAATCTCGTAAATGGGGAGTGACTGACTGTGACCATTCAAAGGATGCTGGAGTCATCTGTCAGT CCCATACCAGACTGATTAATGGCAGTAACTCTTGTTCTGGAAGAGTGGAGGTTTTCCATGATGGTGagtggggaacagtgtgtgatGACAGCTGGGATTGGAACGAGGCAGCAGTTGCATGTAGAGAGATGGGCTGTGGAGATGTTAAAGAGGCAAAATCTGGCTCATACTTTGGCCAGGGCACAGGGCAAGTATGGTTAAGTGGTTTACAGTGTTACAGCAGTGAATCTTCACTGAGAAACTGTAAATCAAGTGGATGGGAACAAAACACCTGTGGACACGAGAAAGATGCTGGAGTCATTTGTCAGC CCAAAGTTCAGCTGGTGAATGGCTTCAGCTCTTGTTCTGGGAGAGTGGAGGTTCTCCGTACAGTGGCAGTCTGGGGAACAGTGTGTGATAATGGCTGGGATGTATCAAatgctgcagtggtgtgtagAGAGATGGGCTGTGGAAGTGTTATAGAGGCAAAGACTGGTGCATATTTTGGACAAGGCTCAGGATCAATATGGATGACTGATGTAAACTGTGTTGGAAATGAGTTTACACTGAGCAGCTGTGTGTCCCGTAAATGGGGAGTGACTGACTGTGACCATTCAAAGGAGGCGGGAGTCATCTGTCAAT CCCCAATTAGGTTGGTAAATGGTATCAACCGTTGTTCTGGGAGAGTGGAGATTTTCTATGATGGTGagtggggaacagtgtgtgatAACGGCTGGGATTTGAATGAGGCAACAGTGGCGTGTAGAGAGATGGGCTGTGGAGATTTTATAGAGCTAAACAGAGGCACATATTTTGGTCTGGGCACAGGACCAGTATGGTTAAGTGATTTACAATGTTACAGCAGTGAATCTACACTGAGAAACTGTAAATCAAGTGGATGGGGAAAAAGCAGCTGTGGACATGAGAACGATGTTGGAGTCATCTGTCAGT CCAGAACTAGGCTGGTGAATGGCTTCAGCTCTTGTTCTGGGAGAGTGGAGGTTCTCCGTAATGGAGTATGGGGAACAGTGTGTGATGATGGCTGGGATGTATCAgatgctgcagtggtgtgtagAGAGATGGGCTGTGGAAGTGTTATAGAGACAAAGACTGGTGCTTATTTTGGACAAGGTTCAGGATCAATATGGATGACTGATGTAAACTGTGTTGGAAATGAGTCTACACTGAGCAGCTGTCAGTCCCGTAAATGGGGAGTGACTGACTGTGACCACTCAAAGGAGGCTGGAGTCATCTGTCAGCGTAAGTTACTAATACT tttcttttattttttgtctccATTAGCTCTTATCAGGTTGGTGAATGGCAGTGAATATTGTTCTGGGAGAGTGGAGGTTCTCCATGATGGTcagtggggaacagtgtgtgatAATGGCTGGGATGTATCAgatgctgcagtggtgtgtagAGAGATGGGCTGTGGAGATGTTATAGCGGCAAATATTGGAGCTTATTTTGGCCAGGGATCAGGGCCAGTATGGATGAGTAATTTACAGTGTGATAAAACTGAATCTACCCTAAGAGATTGTACATCAAGTGGATGGGGAACAGGCAGCTGTGGACATGAGAAGGATGCAGGAATCGTCTGTAAAC AAATAGATCGTGTTAGGCTAGTCAGTGGCATGGACTCTTGTACTGGACGAGTGGAGGTTCTACATGATGGTcagtggggaacagtgtgtgatGATGGCTGGGATCTATCAGATGCTACAGTGGTGTGTAGAGAGATGGGCTGTAATGATGCTTTAGAAGCAAAGACTGGCGCTTATTTTGGACAAGGCTCAGGGCCAGTATGGATGACTAATGTAAAGTGTGCTGAGACTGGATCTATATTGATGAACTGTCCATATGACTCGGGTTTACTCAGCTGTGGCCATGTGAAAGATGCCGGAGTCATCTGCGGAT ATGTTAAAACATTTCTGAGGATTAAGGTGAAGGCTGACTCTGGAGTCAACCCAAATGATCCTGCAATCATGAATCAAATTTTAGAAGAG aTGGGGAGGAAGCTACCAACAGATATGATTTCCCCACCCCAATGGAGAACTCAATCCAATGGAGAAGTCTTCCAGAAGGGAAATTTATTCGTACCCTGA
- the LOC127637516 gene encoding soluble scavenger receptor cysteine-rich domain-containing protein SSC5D-like, translated as MLLEMSVLDNTISTNANSVKLVDGFNSCSGRVEVFHDAKTKLVDGFNTCSGRVEVYHSWWWGTVCDNGWDVSDAAVVCREMGCGDVIEAKTGAYFGKGSGSIWMADVNCVGNESTLSACESRKWGVTDCDHSKDAGVICQPTVRLVDGSNSCSGRVEVFYAGEWGTVCDDSWDWNEAAVSCREMGCGDVIEAKTGAYFGQGTGRVWLSGLQCYSSESSLRSCKSIGWGQNSCEHQKDAGVACQREYKTFFSNVLGDLQLNFYAFVAFH; from the exons atGTTGCTGGAGATGTCTG TTCTAGACAATACCATTTCAACTAATGCCAATTCGGTAAAACTGGTGGATGGCTTCAACTCTTGTTCTGGGCGAGTGGAGGTTTTCCATGATG CCAAAACTAAGCTGGTGGATGGCTTCAACACTTGTTCTGGGAGAGTGGAGGTTTACCATTCATGGTGgtggggaacagtgtgtgacaATGGCTGGGATGTATCAgatgctgcagtggtgtgtagAGAGATGGGCTGTGGAGATGTTATAGAGGCAAAGACTGGTGCTTATTTTGGAAAAGGTTCAGGATCAATATGGATGGCTGATGTAAACTGTGTTGGAAATGAGTCAACACTGAGTGCCTGTGAATCTCGTAAATGGGGAGTGACTGACTGTGACCATTCAAAGGATGCTGGAGTCATCTGTCAGC CAACCGTCAGGTTAGTGGATGGCAGTAACTCTTGTTCTGGGCGAGTGGAGGTTTTCTATGCTGGTGagtggggaacagtgtgtgatGACAGCTGGGATTGGAATGAGGCAGCAGTTTCATGTAGAGAGATGGGCTGTGGAGATGTTATAGAGGCAAAAACTGGTGCATATTTTGGCCAGGGGACAGGTCGAGTATGGTTAAGTGGTTTACAGTGTTACAGCAGTGAATCTTCACTGAGAAGCTGTAAGTCAATTGGATGGGGACAAAACAGCTGTGAACATCAGAAGGATGCTGGAGTCGCCTGTCAGCGTGAGTACAAAACCTTTTTCTCAAATGTTCTGGGTGATTTGCAGCTTAATTTCTATGCATTTGTGGCATTCCATTGA